The DNA window TTCGACATCGATCTCGCCGGCCCCTGCCCCGTCGAGCGTATAGCCGACGGTCGCGTTCAGGCCAGGCACGTCGACATGATCGACCCCATGGCCGATCTCTTCATCGCACGTGAACAGCACCCGCACCGGGCCATGGGGAATCTCGGGATGCTCCAGCAGCCACTCGGCCGTTTCCATGATCACCGCGACGCCCGCTTTGTCGTCGCCGCCCAGCAGCGTCCGGCCGTCGGTCGTGATGAGCGTGGCGCCGTGCAGCTTCGCCAGTTCCGGGTTCTCGGATTCGCGAATCACTTTGGTCGGATCGCCCGGCAGGACGAGATCGCCGCCCGCATAGTTGCGGATCACCTGCGGCTTGACGCCGGCGCCGGTCGTTTCGGGCGATGTATCCAGATGGGCGTTCAGCGCGATCGCAGGCGCCGTGGTATTGCCGGGGATGGTCGCCGTAACGATGCCATGCTCGTCCTGGACGGGCGACTCGGCCCCCATCGCCTGGAGCTCTTCCCGCAGCAAGCGGCCCAGTTCCAGCTGGCCGAGCGAACTGGGGTAACAATCGGCGTCGCTCACGGCCGTGGTATCAATCTGCACGTATCGCAAGAAACGCTGCAGCAGGCGTTCGGTGTTCATAAGTCTTTGCAATGCGGGTCGCGGAAACGGGATGATTACTCGGGATTGTACCCGTTATCCGCGGCAGGATCAGCCAGCGACCAGACTTTGACCTGGCACGGCGAACCTCCTGCCGTGCAAACCTTTTTGCCATCGTCTGAAAAAGCGACGCCGACCACGGCTCCTGAATGAACCAACTGCATTCGCGGCTCACGGCGTCCTGTCTTTAAATCCCACCCCTGGAAAGCATTCCTCTTGCCGTCATCGAAGTCCTCTGAGACAAGCAGGGTACGGCCGTCTGGTGAAAGTGCGACCAGGGCCTTCGACAGGTTT is part of the Lignipirellula cremea genome and encodes:
- the pepT gene encoding peptidase T, whose protein sequence is MNTERLLQRFLRYVQIDTTAVSDADCYPSSLGQLELGRLLREELQAMGAESPVQDEHGIVTATIPGNTTAPAIALNAHLDTSPETTGAGVKPQVIRNYAGGDLVLPGDPTKVIRESENPELAKLHGATLITTDGRTLLGGDDKAGVAVIMETAEWLLEHPEIPHGPVRVLFTCDEEIGHGVDHVDVPGLNATVGYTLDGAGAGEIDVETFSADQAVVVVRGVNIHPSIAKGQMVNAIRAAADFVAALPADLAPETTADRQGFLHPWRISGGVAETTLHILLRDFDSPRLEEFARLLQETAAQVQQQHPGSEITVRVDRQYRNLGDGLKREPRAVACVEQAYQRLGRPYRQTLVRGGTDGSLLTEKGLPTPNLSTGQHKIHSPLEWACLDEMQQAGELLIELCQVWAEAD